The DNA sequence ATGGAAATAAGCATGATCAGTGCGGAACCGACGGAAACGAGCAAGTGTGTCTTCACCCCAGCCTGCTTGTTACTCCGTTCTCGCTCCCAACCGATAATCCCACCGAGTGCAGCTGCCACAAAAAGCCTTTCCACAATGATATAGTAGTCAATCTGTAACATCGCTTGAGCTCCCCCTTAAGATATAGAAAAAAACCCGAACGCGGCAACAAACCTTTCATGCCGTTCGGATTTTTTCATCCCCTCCTCAAAATCGCTAGATCAATAAAGAATGATCCAATATAATTATACGATTTTCATAAATGATCCATGCCCTTTACGTGTCGCGTCGATACGCATTTCATACGCTAGCAGCTAAGTGCGCAAACAGCACACGCCCTGCGCGACCTCTCTGTCGCTTTCGACGAAGTTACGTGAGCCTTTAGCTGCGACGTCCTATTTTCCGCCTTTTCCCGTCGTTTTGTTGTAGTGCGTAAGTCCCTTTGTCACCTTTTTGACCGCTTCGTCGAGGGCCTCTTGTGCGGTCTCGCTACCGTCGTACATACGTTCAATGTGATCTTCAATCGTCGTACGCATTTCGGGAATCGTCCCGATCGCGGCCCCTTGTGTCGCCGGAATGAGCTTCGTCTGTTGCATTTGTTCAATCGGCGTCTTGAACTGCGGGTTTTCCTCTAAGTTCTTTTGCAAAACGTCTTCCTTGTAGGAGGCTTTCGTAATTGGAAAATATCCCGTACTTACCGACCACTTCGCCTGACTTTCGGGCGAAGACAAAAACTTGATCACTTCCCACGACGCTTGCTGCACTTCTTCCGACTTACCGGCCATAATCCAGTGTGAGTTGCCGCCTAGTTGCGCCCCTTGCGGTTCCATCCCCTCCGGGTACGGCAGCGGCGCGGTACCTACCTTAAACGACGCATCGTCAATCGTCGCGGCGATCCCGGCTGACGAATCGAAAATGATCGCAACTTTTCCGGACTTGAACGCGGCGCGAATGTCATCCCACTTCCGCCCGAAGTTGCCCGACGTCCCCTCTTTGTACATATCTTGCAACCACGTCATGATGCGTAGACCCTCCTTGCCGTTGAAAACCGCCTCATCAGCTAGTCCGGTGCGCCCGTTGTCGTGATTGACCATTAACGCCCCTTGGTTCGCCATTAACTGTTCAAAAAACCAGCCGTAAATCATAAAACCGAAGCCGTACCTTTCTGTGGAGTCACCTTTTTTCACCGTCAATTGGCGCGCTGCCTCAGCTATCTCCTCGTACGTCTGCGGCGGTTTTTCCGGGTCTAAACCTGCTTCCTTAAACGCGTCTTTGTTATAAAACATAATCGCGTTAGACGTACTGAACGGCATCGAATACAACTTGTCTTCAAAAGAGTAGTACCCCATAATATTTTCTTCAAACTCACTCGTATCGTAGTTGTCGGCTTCGATAAACTTGTACATCGGCACGATATCGCCTGTATCGATCATTTGTCGCGTACCGATGCCGTACAGTTGCATGATCGCCGGCGCTTCGTCCGTCCCTTGCACCGATTTCAATTTATTCACCGCTTCTTCATACGACCCTTGGAACGTTAAGTTAACTTTGATCTTGTCCTGACTTTGATGAAATTCGTCGATTAAACTCTCTAATGCCTCCGCTGTCGGTCCACCCATCGAGTGCCAAAAATCGACGACGACTTTCCCATCTTTGCTACGATCGCCCTTATTTTGCGACGAACCCGCATCCGAACTGTCGGAACTGCAAGCTACTGTAGATAGGATGAACACGAACACTAATAGGAGGACACTTAATCGTTTAGCTGTCATCTAATAACACCCTTTCTCCTTAAAAATGTTGCAGGATTAATACAAAAGCGCCAACTTAAATTGCTCGATCTTTTTTGTTGCACGATCCAAACACGATAAAACGAAACTCACCTGCACCTATCCTTTTAACGCTCCCGACGTCAACCCTTTTTGCAGTTGTTTTTGCCCGATGAACAAGAGCAGTAACGTCGGTAGGACGACGAGGACGACGGCGGCCATGACGGTCGGCCACTGTGTCGACGCTTCTTGCGCCTGCATCATTTTTAAGCCAATTTGCACCGTGCGCACATCGTTGTTATTCGTCACGAGCAGTGGCCACAAATACTCGTTCCACGTCGTCAGGAAGGAGTAGATCGCCAGCGTCGCCAGCATCGGTTTGGACAACGGCAGCACCATGCTTAAATAAAAGCGAAAAATACCGCAGCCATCGATTTGCGCCGCTTCGTAGAGCTCCTTCGGAATCGTCAAGAAATATTGCCGCAACAGGAAAATGCCAAACGCCGTCGCCAGCTTCGGCACCGTCAGGCCGGCAAACGTATTCATCCACCCTAAATCGCGAATCGTGGCGAAGTTAGGGATGATGGTCGCTTCCCACGGAATCATCATCGTCGAAATGACGATAAAAAAGATGAGCGTCCTCCCTTTAAAGTCGATAAAGACGAATGCAAACGCGGCCAAACTACACGTGACGAGCATACCGATTGTTACAATGCTCGACTGTACGAAACTATTGCTCAAAAACTGTAGCAGTGGGACGTTGCTTGCTGCTTTGACATAGTTAGCGAACGACAGCGAGGAAGGTAAGAGCGCTCCCGAATGTACGTCTTTCCCGTCCATAAAACTAATCGATAACGTATACAAGAGGGGTCCGAAGACGACGAGCGCCGACAAAATAAGTAGTGCGTACGTAAGGATCTTCCGGGTCATTATTGATAGTGCACCTTCCTTTCGCCGAACTTAAACTGAAGCAAGGTAAAAATAAGCACTAGCAAGAACAAAATAATTGCTTGCGCACTTGCCGACCCGATGTAATCGTTAACAAAGGCGTCTCGGTAGATCGAGTAGACGATCAAATTTGTCGCCCCAGCTGGTCCACCTTTCGTCATAATATCGATCTGGCCGAATGACTGAAACGCGTTAATCACCCCGACGACTGTGACAAAAAACAATGTCGGCGAAAGCATCGGTACGGTAATTTTACGAAACTGTTGAAAAAAACCTGCCCCGTCAATTGTTGCGCTTTCGTACAAATCTTCCGGAATGCTCTGCAGTCCCCCCAATAACACGATGAAGTTAAACCCGAGGTGCATCCAAATCGTTGTCATCGAAATCGATAGGAGCGCCCAATTCGGGTCGGTCATCCAACCGATGCTAGACAAGCCTAATTTCCCAAATAAATTGTTGAGCAATCCGATACTCGGATCGAATATAAAGAGCCAAATGACTGCGGCAGCCGCAGCAGACACGCCTAACGTCGAAGAAAATAAGACGCGAAACAGTTGGACGCCCCGCAATTTTTCGTTTGCCAAAACGGCGAGGAACAAGGCAAGGGCGATCGTCGGTACGACCGTGTAAAGGACGAATAAGAAGGTAGCCTGCAAACTTAGTAGAAATTCCGGCGATTGGAAGAGCTCCGTATAGTTTTCTAGCCCGTTAAAAAATACGGGATCTCCTTTCGAGTCCGTTAAAAAGAAACTAAGGTAGACGGTGCGAAACATCGGATAAAACACAAAAACGATTAAAATAATGAGTGCTGGAGACAAAAAGAGTAAACCGGTTAACAAGTTTTTTAAACTGCGGTTGTTACTGTTGTTCTTTCTATCTTTTCTGCTACTGATCCCGCTGCCGTTTTTGCTATTGTTTCCGCTTCTGATGCTGATTCTGCTGTTGTTCTCGTTACTGATATTTCTACTGTCTCCGCTGTTCACCAACTATCACCTTCCCCGCGTTGTAAATCCAGTCCATGACAGCTTCACTTTCCCCAAGTTGATACAATCCAATGACGTTCTCCGAGTTGTCGATACAATCCACTCTCCTCACCACACCCCATCCTACGTTGTCGATTCACGCCCCCTTCACATAATGAACGTAAGCGCGAAATGAAAAAAACCCTCTCGCCATGGATAGGCACAGGTCCCCCCCTGTACCTCCGAGTAAGGGTTTCTCCAGCTCTCCGCTTAGCCGTTAGGTTGTTATAAGCAGTATACTAAGCCGCATATGCGCTGTCAACCGCTTTCATAGTGAACTTTTGCACGAGGCCTCCTATTGTGACATATGTATACGACACATGTGTTCAAGATGCCCGCTCGTAGCACACCACCCACGTCATAAAAACGACACCTGCTTGTGACTATTAATGCGAACACATAACATTAGTCGACGCTCATGACATACGTTGATGGCACATGAGTGGCACATGGATGGCACATGAGTGGCACTTGCTCGTTTCTACTGTAAACGCCAAGCGCTAGCGAAGTAACCCTTTACTTATAATTGTAGAGGGTAATTATGGATGTTTGTTGAAGCGATCGTTAATATGTTGTTAAGAATAGCAGCGGTAACGATCATTTTTGTCACATTTTATTTGATATTATATAGTAAAGACAAGAGATTACTAACTAGGTGAAAAACGGAAGCGGTTTAATATTGTGTAGAATGTCATGCACCAAAGGGTCAAAATAGTTGGAGACAATATTTGTTGTATACGACATAAACCGTGTGGGAGAGACGACATGGATATTCGCGAACTGAAGTATTTCGTACAAGTAGCAAAGGACAAAAACTTCACATTAGCCGCCAAAAAACTTCACATCTCACAACCAGCTTTAAGTAAGACGATCAAAAACCTCGAACACGAACTGGACGTGCTACTCTTCGACCGTTCTGACAAAAAAGTTAAGCTAACGGAAGTCGGGAAAAACTTTTTGATCCAATCCGAAGAAATGATCGAACGATTCGACTCCCTTAAAGACTCGTTGTACGACAAAAGCAAACTGAAAAAGGGAAAAGTCATCGTCGGCTTACCTCCGGTAATTGGGACGAGTATTTTCGTGCACGTTCTTACATCTTTTCGCGAGCGGTTTCCGGATATTACGGTGCAAATTGTCGAAAATGGGGCGAAGATGGTCGAACACAACTTACAAAACGGCACGATCGATTTAGGGGTTGTCATTTCACCCGTCGACCTCACTAAGTTTGACTACATATCCGTGATGGAAGATGAAAGCGTGTTAGTCGTCAATAGTGAACACCCGCTGGCAACACGCGATCATGTGACGTTTGCCCATTTGGAAGATGAAACATTTCTCATTTTAGATAAGACGTTCATGCTCCATTACCACATCGTTGACGGCTGTTTGGCACACGGCTTTAGGCCGAACATTTTTTTCGAAAGCTCGCAGTGGGACTTCCTCGTCGAACTCGTGGCGCAAAACGAAGGTATAACGATCTTGCCGCGGCCGATTTTAAACCGCGTACAAAGTCAATCGATTAAGATCATTCCTTTCCGCCATCCGTCGATAACGTGGGAAGTTGGTTTTTTGTTAAACAAAGATCAATATGTCACACACGTTATGGAAACGTTTATTGACCATACGTTAGATGTCATTAGTTCTGGGAAGTGAACAGAGGTTTACTAGGGGAATCTTACGGAAGCGACTCAATATGTGCGTATCATTATATGGTGCATATATTCGAGTACGTTGAATACAGCGATAAATCCGAAGCACACTAAGGCGAAACGGCTCACACGTCAGCGCGTGTCAGCCGTTCCACCTCCACCATTCATTACCACAAAAACTGCGCCACCCGATCACTGAACAAATGCGTGTCCAGTACGCCAGCCATGTGACCTTTTATGCTCTCAAATTCGTACAGCTCAGCTTGTTGTCCTCGCTTTTGCATGATCTCGATCATGCGCCGGTTGTAAATCGTCGGCTGTAACAAATCGCGCGTGCACGAAACCATTAACACTTTTGCCTTAATCTTCGCTAACGCTGCTTCTAAAGAGCCGTGTCCGTGGGCGATGTCGTGCATCATCGTCGCGCGACACGTGTAATACCAATGGCTTGCGTCAATTGCCGCAGCGCCAACTTTGATCGCATCGTACAACTGTTGTTCGTACGACGTTTTCACGCGGTGATCGCTATAAGGCCTTTGCTCCTCACTGTCTCGCTTGTACAGTTCCTCGTACAACTCCGGCGTAAACGCGCCGGCATTCATCATTTGGATCGCAAGGTACAGCCCTTCTGTCGGTTCTTGGCCGTCCTCATAGTTCCCGTCGTGCCAATTAGGGTCAAGGGCAATTGCACGCATCGCGTGCTGCAACACATTGAAGGACGTAATGACCGGGTTTTGCGGGTTGGTGATCACTCCGATCACCCGCTCGACCATCTCCGGATAATTGACGGCCCATTCGAGAGAGATAAAACCTCCTGCCGACGCCCCCATCACCGCATACAGCTTGTTAATCCCTAATTGCTGCGTCAAAAATTGGCGTTGGATACCGGCCATGTCACGAAAGGTGTATGTCGGAAAGTCCATCCCCCATCGGTTCCCCGTCTCCGAATTAACCGTCCGAGGTCCCGTCGTAATGACAGTCGAGTTTTTCACTTGTACGTTGGCCAAGTTATCGGTACTGATGACGAAGTACTTGTTCGTATCGACCGCCTTACCCGGTCCGATTAGCCCATCCCAATAACCGGGCTCCGCATCCCCTGGAGAATACTTGCCCGCGGCGTGACTAGAGGCGCTAAAGTAATGGGCAACTAAGATGACGTTTGACTTGTCTTCGTTCAACTCCCCGTAAGTTTCATACCCTAACGTCACCGGAATCGTGGCACCGTTTTCCAATGTGTAACGGTCGAGCGTAAACTGCTGTTTTTGCACGTGGTTCATGTCCATCTCTATTTCCCCCCTTGGAAAGGGTATGATTTTTTTATCGGTTACTTAAGCGGTTACTTAGCAGTTACTGACTTTTTTCCTGCTTCCGATACTGATGCGGATTTATTTCCTGTTTCCGGTAACAAAAATGAACCGATAAAGAGCGATAAGCTTAAGGCGATCGAAAAGTACAAGCCCGCTTTAAACCCGGAGGCATCGATGACGACGCCAATCTCGGCAAAAGCGCCTACGACACCTGCAAAGGCGACGACCGTGCTCAATGTCTTCGGATCGATTGCTGCACTGTCAGACGAAGGGTAGAGCGTTAAAATGACGATATACAGTAACAGCAGTCCGGCGTACGTGAATGGAAAGACGTAGTTTAATTTATCTTTGAGGCCATCTTTAAACGTATACACGCTCCTGACTGGGCGTTCGCAGGTTTGTGCAATTCAAAGTCTTCCCCGACGACGAGCCACAGCACGAAGAGCACTAAACTACATCGCTAGCTCTTTATGTGCAATCTTAAGTCCCATCGGCCCTTCACGGAAAATGACGGCATCCATCTGCTTAAGGTCCGGTGCGATTGGGGGTACAAAGTCCATTTGCTGCAAAATGTGTTGCTGCACATCGATTCCCGGGGCGATCTCGACTAATGTCAGTCCTTCCGCGCGCAACTCAAACACGGCGCGCTCCGTCACGTATACAACTTTCTTCTCGTTCTGTCTAGCTACAGCGCCGCTAAACGTGATTTGTTCCACGTCGCGGACGAATTTTTTTACGCGGCCTTCTTGGGCAATAACGAGCTTGCCGTCCTCTACGTGCGTCTCTAAGCCGCCAGCTGTAAATGTGCCGCAAAAAACGAGCATTTTTACATTCTGGGTAATGTTAATAAAGCCACCGCACCCGGCAATTTTCGGACCGAATTTGGAGACGTTGACGTTTCCGTACTGGTCGCACTGTGCCAACCCTAAAAACGCGGCATCTACCCCCCCTCCATCGTAATAATCGAACATATACGCTTCATCGATAATCGCATCGGGATTGACGGAGCAGCCAAAGTCGAGTCCCCCCGCCGGCGTCCCGCCAAATACGCCCGGTTCAATCGTCGGAGTGAAATGCTCTTCTTGTCCCTCTTCGGCGAGCACGTTCGCTACGACTTCCGGCACGCCGATGCCGTAGTTAATCACTTTCATCGACTTGTACAAATTTAGGGCACAGCGGCGCGCAATAATTTTTCGCACGTTGAAGGGATACGGGCGCTGCTCGCTTTTGACGACGATGTCACTCTTAAGAAATGCCTCGTTGAATGGCGTGCCGAACGTTTGCATATGGTTTTCGATGTTCTGGACGACGACGATCGCATCGACTAACACATGGGGGATTTTGACGCTCTTCGGGTCGAGTGCCGCGTTTTTCACGACTTTCTCCACTTGTACGATCACTTTGCCGCCGTTGTTTTTGGCCCCCATCGCTAGTGACAAAACGTCTAACGTCAACGGCTCGTTCTCTAAGCTGACGTTGCCTTTTTCATCGGCTGTCGTCCCTTTTAAAATCGCCACGTCGATCGGATGCGTTTTATACGCTAAATAATCTTTTCCGTCGAAGGTTACCTTTTCCACGATATCTTCGGTCGTCACGGCGTTCAATTTACCACCATCGAGATCGGGATCGACGAAAGTGCCTAAGCCGACATGGGAGATCAAACGCGGATGACCGGCAGCGCCTTCGCGAAACAATTGGCTAATGACGCCCTGCGGTAAGTTGTACGCTTCGATTTTGTTCTCCTCGACGAGCGGGGTTAGGCGAGGGGCCATGCCCCAATGCCCGCCGATTACCCGCCTAATTAACCCCTCGTGCGCATAATGGTTCAATCCTTTCGATGCCCCATTGCCATCGCCGATACCTGCTGCGTAAAACAAGGTGACATTTCGCGGGTGGCCCGTTTCCAAAAATCGTTGTTCCACAGCGATGTGGACTTCTTCGGCTACCCCTGTCCCGATAAACCCACCAACTCCGATAATATCCCCGTCAGCGATTAAGTGAGCTGCATCGCGGGCACGCATAAATTGTACATTCGTATCCACTTATGTTCACCCTCCCAAAACTTATACAAAAGAGACTGACTAAAGGCTCACGGTTTCAGCCCTACGGTCAAGGTGTTAATTGTTTTAGTTGTTCAAGGTCGACTTCCGCCTCGAAAGTCGATGCCGTCGATCGCAAAACCGTTCAGTTGCATAAATTGTTCGCGGAACAGCGCAAAGTCTGTCACGTCCTTAAAGTTGTCGACTGTTATACGATCCAGGAGGTCGCGTACTGCGCCTTGGACAGACTTAACAGTAATTTCCGCGCCATAACACTGATTAGACCGATTGAACCGATATTTGGCTCTACTGCCGTTTTGTTAGACAGATTTAATGAGTACTGCCGTTCCCATTCCACCGCCAATGCATAGCGAGGCTAATCCGTAGCGGATGCTGCGCTTCTTCATTTCGTGCGCGAGTGTCGTTACGATCCGGGCACCGGAGGCGCCGATCGGGTGTCCTAACGCGATCGCTCCGCCATTTACGTTGACGCGCGACGTTAACCACTCTTCGCTCACACCGTATTTGTGCTGCAGTTCGCGCATCACGCCGATGGCCTGAGCGGCAAACGCCTCGTTTAACTCGAACAGCTCGATGTCTTGCATTGAAACAGTTACTTTACTGAATACGTTCGCAATCCCTTGCACCGGTCCTAACCCCATAACTTCTGGCTCGACGCCACCTTGACCGACAGAGACAATTTCCGCTAACGGTGTTAAACCGTATTTTTCGAGGGCTTCCTCTGAAGCAATGAGTAAAACTGCCGCTCCGTCATTAATGCCGGAAGCATTGCCGGCAGTAACGGTGCCTTCTTTTTTAAAAGCCGGCCTGAGTGCTGCTAACTTCTCGCGCGAGGTTGTCCGGTTCGGGTATTCGTCTTCCGCAAACTGTGTCGTATGCCCCCGTCGATCCGTCAACGTCACTGGCACGATCTCATCTGTAAACCGCCCGTCTGCAATGGCCTGCAGTGCCCGCTCTTGCGATTGCATCGCTAACGCGTCTTGTGCTTCACGCGCAATCTCATATCGCGCAGCGACATTTTCCGCAGTAATCCCCATGTGGTAATTGTGAAAAGCGTCCGTTAACCCATCGCTGATCATCGTATCGTCTAGCGCGAGCGCCCCCTATCTTCTTCCCCGTCCGCACCTCTCCCGGAACGATAAACGGCGCTTGCGACATCACTTCTACGCCACCTGCGAGTACGAGATCGGCCATCTTTGCTTTAATGCTCGCATACGCGGCCATGGTTGACTTCATGCCGCTGCCACACACCATGTTAAGTGTATAAGCGGGTACTGCTGCGGGTATGCCGGCCTTCATACTCGCTTGCCGGGAGATGTTTTGCCCTTGCCCAGCCGATAAGACGTTACCTAAAATGACTTCGTCAATCGTCGTTACGTCTAAGTTGTTGTCCGCTATAACGCGTTTGATCACTTGTGCCGCTAAATCGGCTGGAGTAATGGCAGCGAGGGAGCCTAAAAACTTCCCGATCGGACTTCTTTTCGCATCGACGATATATACGTTAGACATGTCGCACTCCCCTTGAGTACAAATTTTGATCTATCGCGATTACTTTCGCCTCTAGAGTCATC is a window from the Numidum massiliense genome containing:
- a CDS encoding ABC transporter substrate-binding protein; the protein is MTAKRLSVLLLVFVFILSTVACSSDSSDAGSSQNKGDRSKDGKVVVDFWHSMGGPTAEALESLIDEFHQSQDKIKVNLTFQGSYEEAVNKLKSVQGTDEAPAIMQLYGIGTRQMIDTGDIVPMYKFIEADNYDTSEFEENIMGYYSFEDKLYSMPFSTSNAIMFYNKDAFKEAGLDPEKPPQTYEEIAEAARQLTVKKGDSTERYGFGFMIYGWFFEQLMANQGALMVNHDNGRTGLADEAVFNGKEGLRIMTWLQDMYKEGTSGNFGRKWDDIRAAFKSGKVAIIFDSSAGIAATIDDASFKVGTAPLPYPEGMEPQGAQLGGNSHWIMAGKSEEVQQASWEVIKFLSSPESQAKWSVSTGYFPITKASYKEDVLQKNLEENPQFKTPIEQMQQTKLIPATQGAAIGTIPEMRTTIEDHIERMYDGSETAQEALDEAVKKVTKGLTHYNKTTGKGGK
- a CDS encoding carbohydrate ABC transporter permease; translated protein: MTRKILTYALLILSALVVFGPLLYTLSISFMDGKDVHSGALLPSSLSFANYVKAASNVPLLQFLSNSFVQSSIVTIGMLVTCSLAAFAFVFIDFKGRTLIFFIVISTMMIPWEATIIPNFATIRDLGWMNTFAGLTVPKLATAFGIFLLRQYFLTIPKELYEAAQIDGCGIFRFYLSMVLPLSKPMLATLAIYSFLTTWNEYLWPLLVTNNNDVRTVQIGLKMMQAQEASTQWPTVMAAVVLVVLPTLLLLFIGQKQLQKGLTSGALKG
- a CDS encoding carbohydrate ABC transporter permease: MSSRKDRKNNSNNRSLKNLLTGLLFLSPALIILIVFVFYPMFRTVYLSFFLTDSKGDPVFFNGLENYTELFQSPEFLLSLQATFLFVLYTVVPTIALALFLAVLANEKLRGVQLFRVLFSSTLGVSAAAAAVIWLFIFDPSIGLLNNLFGKLGLSSIGWMTDPNWALLSISMTTIWMHLGFNFIVLLGGLQSIPEDLYESATIDGAGFFQQFRKITVPMLSPTLFFVTVVGVINAFQSFGQIDIMTKGGPAGATNLIVYSIYRDAFVNDYIGSASAQAIILFLLVLIFTLLQFKFGERKVHYQ
- a CDS encoding LysR family transcriptional regulator, with the translated sequence MDIRELKYFVQVAKDKNFTLAAKKLHISQPALSKTIKNLEHELDVLLFDRSDKKVKLTEVGKNFLIQSEEMIERFDSLKDSLYDKSKLKKGKVIVGLPPVIGTSIFVHVLTSFRERFPDITVQIVENGAKMVEHNLQNGTIDLGVVISPVDLTKFDYISVMEDESVLVVNSEHPLATRDHVTFAHLEDETFLILDKTFMLHYHIVDGCLAHGFRPNIFFESSQWDFLVELVAQNEGITILPRPILNRVQSQSIKIIPFRHPSITWEVGFLLNKDQYVTHVMETFIDHTLDVISSGK
- a CDS encoding alpha/beta fold hydrolase gives rise to the protein MNHVQKQQFTLDRYTLENGATIPVTLGYETYGELNEDKSNVILVAHYFSASSHAAGKYSPGDAEPGYWDGLIGPGKAVDTNKYFVISTDNLANVQVKNSTVITTGPRTVNSETGNRWGMDFPTYTFRDMAGIQRQFLTQQLGINKLYAVMGASAGGFISLEWAVNYPEMVERVIGVITNPQNPVITSFNVLQHAMRAIALDPNWHDGNYEDGQEPTEGLYLAIQMMNAGAFTPELYEELYKRDSEEQRPYSDHRVKTSYEQQLYDAIKVGAAAIDASHWYYTCRATMMHDIAHGHGSLEAALAKIKAKVLMVSCTRDLLQPTIYNRRMIEIMQKRGQQAELYEFESIKGHMAGVLDTHLFSDRVAQFLW
- a CDS encoding acyl CoA:acetate/3-ketoacid CoA transferase, with the protein product MRARDAAHLIADGDIIGVGGFIGTGVAEEVHIAVEQRFLETGHPRNVTLFYAAGIGDGNGASKGLNHYAHEGLIRRVIGGHWGMAPRLTPLVEENKIEAYNLPQGVISQLFREGAAGHPRLISHVGLGTFVDPDLDGGKLNAVTTEDIVEKVTFDGKDYLAYKTHPIDVAILKGTTADEKGNVSLENEPLTLDVLSLAMGAKNNGGKVIVQVEKVVKNAALDPKSVKIPHVLVDAIVVVQNIENHMQTFGTPFNEAFLKSDIVVKSEQRPYPFNVRKIIARRCALNLYKSMKVINYGIGVPEVVANVLAEEGQEEHFTPTIEPGVFGGTPAGGLDFGCSVNPDAIIDEAYMFDYYDGGGVDAAFLGLAQCDQYGNVNVSKFGPKIAGCGGFINITQNVKMLVFCGTFTAGGLETHVEDGKLVIAQEGRVKKFVRDVEQITFSGAVARQNEKKVVYVTERAVFELRAEGLTLVEIAPGIDVQQHILQQMDFVPPIAPDLKQMDAVIFREGPMGLKIAHKELAM